A single region of the Oreochromis niloticus isolate F11D_XX linkage group LG19, O_niloticus_UMD_NMBU, whole genome shotgun sequence genome encodes:
- the btbd7 gene encoding LOW QUALITY PROTEIN: BTB/POZ domain-containing protein 7 (The sequence of the model RefSeq protein was modified relative to this genomic sequence to represent the inferred CDS: inserted 1 base in 1 codon) encodes MGANGSSYPHSCSPRIGGSSQAQQTFIGTSSYSQQGYGWESKLYSLEHGHERPADRKKKSLGLATLKRRFIKRRKSSRSADHARQMRELLSGWDVRDTNALVEEYEGTAALKELSFQASLARPEAPSLQRDLAALYQHKYCTDVDLIFQGTCFPAHRAILAPRCPFFKTLLSSSPGYGAEVLMDIDTAGIDVPMFSALLHYLYTGEFGVGGAEDTRLQNVDVLVQLSEEFGTPNSLEADMKGLFDYMCYYDALLSFSSDSEMIESCNERGAVAAATSVSQGGNGAPGAAGTPDEDLRAHKAILSARSPFFRNLLQRRIRTGEEMTERTLQTPTRIVLDESIIPRKYVQVILHCMYTDVVELGLVLRGSPSAGSLGEVQALVSGSRGASTRTEEAMELYHIALFLEFSMLAQGCEDIIVESLSLDSLVPILKWSSQPYGSKWVHRQAMHFLCEEFSQVVTSDVLYELGKEHLLSAIQSDYLQASEQDILKYVVKWGEQQLIKRMADREPNLLSGTAHSVNKRGVKRRDLDVEELKEILSPLLPFIRTEHILPPNSDVLADALKRGLISTPPSDMLPTAEGGKANAWLRQKNAGIYVRPRLFSPYVEEAKSVLDEMMVEQTDLVRLRLVRMSNVPDTLYMVNNAVPQCCHMINHQQMASNSTTAPSVVANEIPVPQLSVVKEMIRRLHELRHTEQVQRAYALNCGEGATVSYELQLRVLREFGLADGATELLQNPYKFFPDERFGDESPILALRQVGRCRVNSSPAMDSMFTELEGVAGFHPPLPPPPPPYHXPATPSHAQFKGAWRPRVPLPTPTRSFSYPCNRTLIQRHAATKHGSSDYSSVPRPQPPDCTNPQAMGRALLSDQQVMSMEPVMREFMPDIALGVSVMTLREQHMAEMEREGPQSPMGPSGHHLPHGPCPSSRLSHGYGPGHGHSCKRHAPEPKLEAQAEFPDLYDFSCRPATPTSTHPLPSFAGPDLYSHSCTASGSYPPPYVSDSQSQGHTQGRTASDPLRLDVLGITSQRHDGLLASPSGAQPRMGHISKGRSNETDLTHGLGHLRSPSGNMDNYEERHPGPRETPEEMGLAGESSGPGPLQQPHRNSVSEEIVRDRRSPSKPDYPYKKSAL; translated from the exons ATGGGTGCCAATGGATCCAGCTACCCGCACTCGTGCTCCCCACGGATAGGGGGAAGTTCACAGGCACAACAGACTTTTATAG GGACCTCGTCCTACTCTCAGCAGGGATATGGTTGGGAGTCGAAGCTATACAGCCTGGAGCACGGCCATGAGCGGCCGGcagacaggaagaagaagagtCTTGGTCTGGCGACTCTCAAGCGGAGGTTCATCAAAAGGAGGAAGTCTAGCCGCTCAGCGGATCACGCGCGGCAAATGCGTGAGCTATTGTCAGGGTGGGACGTCCGTGACACAAACGCCCTGGTGGAGGAGTATGAGGGAACGGCAGCCCTCAAGGAGCTGAGCTTCCAGGCCAGCCTCGCACGTCCAGAGGCTCCTAGCTTGCAGCGGGATCTAGCCGCTCTCTACCAGCACAAGTACTGCACAGATGTGGACCTCATCTTCCAGGGTACTTGTTTTCCAGCTCATCGGGCCATCCTGGCTCCCCGTTGCCCCTTTTTTAAGACCTTGCTGTCTTCATCTCCCGGGTATGGAGCAGAGGTTCTAATGGACATTGACACGGCTGGCATTGATGTTCCCATGTTCTCCGCCCTACTTCACTACTTGTACACTGGGGAGTTTGGGGTGGGTGGAGCAGAGGATACGAGGCTTCAGAATGTGGATGTGCTAGTGCAGCTAAGCGAGGAGTTTGGTACACCTAACTCCTTGGAGGCAGACATGAAGGGCTTGTTTGACTACATGTGCTACTATGACGCTCTGCTCAGCTTCTCTTCAGACTCTGAAATGATAGAGAGCTGTAATGAGAGAggagctgtggctgcagcaacaTCAGTCAGTCAAGGAGGCAATGGGGCCCCAGGAGCTGCAGGGACCCCAGACGAGGACCTTAGGGCTCACAAAGCTATCCTGTCAGCACGCTCTCCTTTCTTTAGGAACCTTTTGCAGCGACGTATTCGCACAGGCGAGGAAATGACAGAGCGCACACTCCAGACACCCACCCGCATAGTGCTGGATGAGTCCATAATACCACGAAAATATGTGCAGGTTATTCTCCACTGCATGTACACGGATGTCGTCGAGCTTGGGCTGGTGCTGCGTGGCAGCCCCTCAGCAGGCAGCCTTGGTGAGGTGCAAGCCCTAGTGTCAGGGAGCCGTGGGGCCAGCACACGCACTGAAGAGGCCATGGAGCTGTACCATATTGCTCTGTTTTTGGAGTTTAGCATGCTGGCTCAAG GCTGTGAAGACATTATTGTGGAGAGTTTGTCTCTGGACTCTCTTGTCCCCATTCTCAAGTGGAGCTCCCAACCATATGGCTCCAAGTGGGTCCATAGGCAGGCCATGCACTTCCTCTGTGAGGAGTTCAGTCAAGTTGTCACTTCGGATGTTCTCTACGAACTTGGCAAAGAACACCTTCTCAGTGCAATTCAGTCTGACTACCTACAG GCGAGTGAACAGGACATTCTCAAGTATGTTGTTAAGTGGGGCGAGCAGCAGCTTATTAAGAGGATGGCAGACAGGG AACCCAACCTATTGAGTGGCACAGCCCACAGCGTAAACAAGAGGGGAGTGAAAAGGAGAGACTTGGATGTGGAGGAGCTGAAGGAGATCCTGTCTCCCCTCTTGCCCTTCATCCGAACAGAGCACATCTTACCTCCCAACAGTGACGTCCTCGCCGACGCG CTCAAAAGGGGTTTGATAAGCACCCCTCCTTCAGACATGCTACCCACAGCTGAGGGGGGTAAAGCCAATGCCTGGTTGCGTCAAAAAAATGCAGGCATCTATGTGCGTCCGCGCCTTTTCTCTCCTTACGTGGAGGAGGCTAAG TCTGTTCTTGATGAAATGATGGTCGAGCAGACAGACCTAGTCCGTTTGCGACTAGTGCGCATGTCCAACGTCCCGGACACACTCTACATGGTCAACAACGCTGTGCCTCAGTGTTGTCACATGATTAACCACCAGCAAATGGCAAGCAACTCAACCACAGCTCCATCAGTCGTGGCAAATGAAATTCCAG TGCCTCAGTTATCTGTGGTAAAGGAGATGATCCGGAGGCTGCATGAACTAAGACACACAGAGCAGGTTCAGAGAGCGTATGCCCTCAACTGTGGCGAGGGAGCCACTGTCAGCTATGAGCTGCAGTTGCGGGTGCTGAGGGAGTTTGGTCTGGCAGACGGAGCCACTGAGCTACTGCAG aATCCATACAAGTTCTTCCCAGATGAAAGGTTTGGAGATGAGAGTCCAATACTGGCCCTGCGCCAGGTGGGTCGTTGTCGGGTAAACAGCAGTCCAGCCATGGATAGCATGTTCACAGAGCTGGAAGGAGTAGCAGGCTTCCACCCTCCCTtacctcctccacctcccccATACC CCCCTGCCACACCTAGTCACGCACAGTTCAAGGGTGCGTGGCGGCCTCGCGTGCCCTTGCCAACCCCCACCCGTTCCTTCTCCTATCCCTGCAACCGCACCCTGATCCAGCGCCATGCAGCCACCAAGCATGGTAGCTCAGACTACTCCTCTGTGCCCAGGCCTCAGCCCCCTGACTGCACCAACCCACAGGCTATGGGCCGAGCTTTGCTTTCAGACCAGCAAGTG ATGAGCATGGAGCCGGTTATGAGGGAGTTCATGCCTGACATTGCGCTAGGTGTTTCGGTCATGACTCTGAGGGAGCAGCACATGGCAGAAATGGAGAGGGAAGGCCCTCAGAGCCCCATGGGCCCCTCAGGCCACCACCTGCCCCATGGGCCCTGCCCTTCTTCCCGCCTCAGTCATGGCTATGGGCCTGGACATGGCCACTCCTGCAAGAGACACGCTCCTGAGCCCAAACTGGAAGCTCAAGCTGAGTTCCCTGACCTGTATGACTTTTCCTGTCGACCTGCAACCCCGACCTCCACACACCCACTGCCCTCCTTTGCTGGACCAGACCTCTACAGCCACAGCTGCACCGCCTCCGGCTCCTATCCTCCTCCTTATGTTTCTGACTCTCAGTCCCAGGGCCATACACAGGGTCGGACTGCCTCAGACCCACTACGTCTGGATGTCCTCGGTATAACCTCTCAGAGGCATGATGGACTCCTTGCTAGCCCCTCTGGAGCCCAACCTAGGATGGGACATATTTCAAAGGGGCGATCAAATGAGACAGACCTGACTCATGGCTTAGGCCATTTACGGTCCCCCAGTGGGAATATGGACAACTATGAGGAGAGACACCCAGGACCCAGAGAGACACCAGAAGAGATGGGTCTAGCTGGAGAATCATCAGGCCCAGGGCCACTCCAGCAGCCTCACAGAAACAGTGTCAGTGAAGAAATTGTCAGAGACCGCAGGTCACCTAGCAAACCTGACTACCCCTATAAGAAATCTGCACTTTAA
- the LOC100698695 gene encoding putative E3 ubiquitin-protein ligase UBR7, whose protein sequence is MAANKGDSHIDDILTSEEELEKALCVLAGSDPDNCSYSKGYVKRQAVFACNTCTPNDAEPAGVCLACANKCHDGHDIFELYTKRNFRCDCGNRKFGGFQCQLNPVKEEENVRNLYNHNFSGFYCTCHRPYPDTDDQDDDEMIQCVICEDWFHSRHLGCPVVEPEELQEMVCEACMNKAPFLWTYAAHIAVPPVIHVGDAEEEVEVDIEGEDREAGQRKDEEPSSSDERTEPEEAVNRSSPGKRTHEEMTGSPAMATTKIVECKLKKLQARGLERLRRGAVFWPYSWRAELCTCTSCKRAYVAAEVQFLLDQSDTILAYEKRGLDEPFGQHPLMALMNSMDRVQQLEVIYGFNELTTSISEFLEQCASEGKTVTVEAVHQLFEELQARKRRRTSDGNQ, encoded by the exons ATGGCAGCGAACAAGGGCGACTCGCATATTGATGATATTCTTACCAGCgaagaagagctcgagaaggcTTTGTGTGTGCTGGCTGGGAGCGACCCAGACAACTGCTCTTACTCCAAG GGTTATGTGAAGAGACAGGCGGTGTTTGCCTGCAACACTTGCACTCCAAATGATGCAGAGCCTGCTGGGGTTTGTCTGGCCTGCGCCAATAAATGCCATGATGGACACGACATCTTTGAACTGTATACCAAAAG AAATTTTCGCTGTGATTGTGGAAACAGAAAGTTTGGGGGTTTCCAGTGCCAGCTAAATCCT GTTAAAGAAGAGGAAAATGTTAGAAATCTCTACAATCACAACTTCAGTGGGTTCTACTGCACGTGTCACCGGCCGTACCCAGACACAGATGACCAG GATGACGACGAGATGATTCAGTGCGTCATCTGTGAGGATTGGTTTCACAGCAGG CACTTAGGCTGCCCTGTGGTTGAACCCGAGGAGCTTCAAGAGATGGTATGTGAGGCCTGCATGAACAAGGCTCCTTTCTTGTGGACGTACGCTGCCCACATCGCAG TTCCGCCTGTGATCCATGTGGGTGATGCCGAAGAGGAAGTAGAGGTCGACATTGAGGGGGAAGACCGTGAGGCTGGTCAAAGAAAGGATGAGGAACCGTCTTCTAGTGATGAGCGCACAGAACCAGAG GAAGCTGTAAACAGGAGTTCCCCTGGCAAACGAACTCACGAGGAAATGACAGGCAGCCCTGCGATGGCTACAACGAAAATTGTGGAGTGCAAGCTGAAGAAGCTGCAGGCCCGCGGGCTAGAGAGGCTGAGACGGGGAGCGGTGTTCTGGCCTTACAGCTGGCGTGCTGAGCTCTGCACCTGCACGAGCTGCAAG AGGGCCTATGTTGCTGCTGAGGTGCAGTTTCTCTTGGATCAGTCTGACACTATTCTGGCCTATGAGAAGAGAGGCTTGGATGAGCCCTTCGGGCAGCACCCACTGATGGCGCTGATGAACTCGATGGACCGTGTACAGCAGCTGGAGGTCATTTACG GTTTCAACGAGCTGACGACCTCAATCAGTGAATTTTTAGAGCAGTGTGCCTCTGAAGGAAAG ACGGTCACAGTTGAAGCTGTACATCAACTCTTTGAGGAGCTGCAGGCCAGAAAAAGACGCAGAACCAGCGACGGAAATCAGTAA